One region of Fragaria vesca subsp. vesca linkage group LG4, FraVesHawaii_1.0, whole genome shotgun sequence genomic DNA includes:
- the LOC101299578 gene encoding uncharacterized protein LOC101299578, translating into MAMSRVRSLRSLVSSIEVEAVGVLVSGRRAFSAKAKKGSKGGAGDAPKASILDKEVKSTTVVGANILKDGTDPKILPDSEYSEWLWHLVDKRPALSELRRKDIETLPYEDLKCFVKLDNRARIKENNSLKAKN; encoded by the coding sequence ATGGCTATGAGTCGTGTGAGATCGTTGAGGAGTCTTGTCAGTTCCATAGAAGTGGAAGCTGTTGGGGTGTTAGTGTCGGGGCGACGAGCATTTTCTGCTAAGGCAAAGAAGGGTTCCAAAGGTGGCGCTGGTGATGCACCAAAAGCCTCAATTTTGGACAAGGAAGTCAAGTCTACTACTGTGGTTGGAGCCAATATACTCAAGGATGGGACCGATCCTAAAATCTTGCCTGATTCAGAGTACTCTGAATGGCTTTGGCATCTAGTTGATAAGCGTCCTGCGTTGAGCGAACTAAGAAGGAAGGACATTGAAACTCTCCCCTATGAAGATCTCAAGTGTTTTGTTAAGCTGGATAACCGGGCAAGGATCAAGGAGAACAACTCATTGAAGGCCAAGAACTAG
- the LOC101299859 gene encoding TMV resistance protein N-like, whose product MVIIEEASSSPSSSTRPWKYHVFLSFRGEDTRYNFTGHLYSALRQKGITTFMDDQLKRGEEISTALIQAIELSKISIIVFSKDYASSKWCLDELVKILDCKKSNQQIVLPVFYKVDPSDIRNHRGTFRVGLAKLGRKFKDKDKVQEWKNALSKAARLSGWPLDEKCSEASVIQEIIELISKKLVNITNLDVAKHPVGTEPRVKEIEKLLGVEGREVHMVGIWGTGGIGKTTIAKAVYNSIALKFDGSCFLENVRENSMGNEGFVKLQKKLLYEILRETMEVANVARGISMIKERLQYKSVLLVLDDVSDIKQLDNLAGQCSWFGMGSRIIITTRDKQLLRCLGVKLIYKVQELDDHEALELFSMNAFKRSRPLDDYAELTERAVRYAQGLPLALTVLGSSLYGGNVEKWQAALDGFESREIKDVLQISYDGLDAVVKAAFLDIACFFKGEYREHAVQRLEALGRKHANVIIDVLIEKALISIGYQNCIWMHDLLAELGTDIVHKESPDDPGKRSRLWFHDDVYRILTENIGTRKIIGIKVELPKDSDVICFSGTTFSNMQNLRLFIYRAGRYSGVADNLPNSLRVVDWPNCRLRFLPSILPRELALLNMPMSRITVMGNGLKHLRYLTSVNLRGCQHLTEVPDLSGSPNLQRLDLEGCINLVEMNPSVGFLNELTYLSVINCPSLETFPKEASWKSMRELLLGYCPRLKNFIKIVQKMESIREVNLYGCGIKELHSSIEYCTSLEALILVGNPIRQLPSTIGLLTSLVVLEASETLIEELPSTIGNLTSLRYLKLSETLLRRLPSSIGSLTSLEKLDVSETLIEELPSSIGYLTSLRELSLFKSHIKELPSSIKGLTSLRQLKLSTTPIKELPSSIRYLTSLVLLNVSKTPIKELPSSIGCLTSLKELDASDTLIEELPSSFGDLIRLQRFTLKGCINLRNVPQSVYGGLQHLEELDLSCCPKLVTFPSRASALVSPSAESLPLMLPTNLNIADDDCGQLLFPELWHLRFEEFKLSVSDFLMNLDCVSTLLTLNLSGSSFDSLPACISNFRRLESLDLGGCKKLLDISELPAPIQSINLDDCVSLERFSELSNILQLKDTPGFLRRMKLSNCHRLVNNLGRNMVSEMAKALLNQMVSDGLAWYVEDWNIVLPSLPGIEVPKWFDSGKVYTSVLPGHETEYDICELLIKIPRTLKGKRIGLVICVVFKITQNFTGGSCGCTATFVINKELYDGSSESNFGSKGTELSAHKNVCLCLARIDFKELKVVDRVVRVIFRTYSSSSAGPGLLLKSFGVHLENFQKNIDNQACGEDLALERYRPSNSSSSDFDDEEGEAVASNIGRAMLAFLRCFGITCL is encoded by the exons ATGGTGATCATTGAAGAAGCCTCTTCTTCCCCATCTTCTTCCACCCGTCCATGGAAGTACCATGTCTTTCTGAGTTTTAGAGGTGAGGATACACGCTACAATTTCACAGGCCATCTATACAGTGCTTTACGTCAGAAGGGAATCACCACCTTCATGGATGATCAGCTCAAACGTGGAGAAGAAATATCAACAGCACTAATCCAAGCAATTGAGCTCTCCAAGATTTCAATCATTGTGTTCTCTAAAGACTATGCATCCTCCAAGTGGTGCTTGGATGAACTTGTCAAGATTCTTGACTGCAAGAAATCAAATCAACAAATCGTTTTGCCAGTTTTCTACAAAGTCGATCCCTCGGATATACGAAATCACAGAGGTACCTTCAGGGTAGGACTTGCTAAGCTGGGACGCAAATTCAAAGATAAGGACAAGGTGCAGGAATGGAAGAATGCTCTCTCAAAAGCAGCTCGTTTGTCAGGGTGGCCTCTCGATGA AAAATGCTCCGAAGCCAGTGTTATTCAGGAAATCATTGAACTTATATCAAAGAAACTCGTAAACATTACAAATTTGGATGTGGCCAAGCACCCAGTAGGAACAGAACCTCGTGTGAAAGAGATAGAAAAGCTTTTAGGTGTCGAGGGAAGAGAGGTTCATATGGTAGGGATATGGGGGACTGGTGGAATTGGTAAGACAACAATTGCAAAAGCTGTTTATAACTCAATTGCTCTTAAATTTGATGGGAGTTGTTTTTTAGAAAATGTTAGAGAGAATTCAATGGGTAACGAAGGTTTCGTCAAGCTACAAAAGAAACTTCTTTATGAGATTCTAAGGGAAACAATGGAGGTGGCCAATGTGGCTAGAGGAATCAGTATGATCAAGGAAAGGTTGCAATACAAAAGTGTTCTCTTAGTTCTTGATGATGTGAGTGACATAAAACAGTTAGACAACCTAGCTGGTCAATGTAGTTGGTTTGGAATGGGTAGTAGAATCATCATAACAACAAGGGATAAGCAATTGCTGAGATGTCTTGGTGTTAAATTAATATACAAGGTCCAGGAATTGGATGATCATGAAGCTCTCGAGCTTTTTAGTATGAATGCCTTTAAAAGAAGCCGGCCTTTGGATGATTATGCAGAGCTCACAGAACGTGCAGTGCGATATGCTCAAGGCCTTCCATTGGCTTTGACTGTTCTAGGCTCTTCTCTATATGGTGGCAATGTGGAGAAATGGCAAGCTGCATTAGATGGTTTCGAAAGCCGTGAAATTAAAGATGTTCTCCAAATAAGTTACGATGGATTGGATGCCGTAGTGAAGGCAGCTTTTCTTGACATTGCATGTTTCTTCAAAGGTGAATACAGGGAACATGCGGTACAAAGACTTGAAGCCCTTGGTCGCAAACATGCTAATGTTATCATTGATGTGCTCATAGAAAAGGCCCTCATCAGTATTGGATACCAGAATTGCATCTGGATGCACGACTTGCTAGCAGAATTGGGTACAGATATAGTTCACAAAGAGTCACCCGATGACCCTGGAAAGCGTAGCAGGTTGTGGTTTCATGATGATGTTTACCGTATTCTAACAGAGAATATT GGAACAAGGAAAATCATAGGCATCAAGGTGGAGCTACCCAAAGATTCAGATGTGATATGCTTTAGTGGTACCACTTTCTCCAACATGCAAAATCTTAGATTGTTCATATACCGTGCTGGACGCTATTCTGGAGTCGCTGATAATTTGCCAAACAGCTTGAGGGTAGTTGATTGGCCTAACTGTCGTTTAAGATTTTTGCCATCCATTCTTCCAAGAGAACTTGCTCTACTCAATATGCCTATGAGTCGCATCACAGTAATGGGAAATGGACTCAAG CATCTAAGATATCTGACATCAGTAAATCTAAGAGGTTGTCAACACCTAACAGAAGTCCCAGATTTATCGGGAAGTCCAAACTTACAACGTTTGGATCTAGAGGGCTGTATAAATTTAGTTGAAATGAACCCTTCTGTTGGATTCCTCAATGAACTTACTTATTTAAGTGTTATCAATTGCCCTAGCCTTGAGACTTTTCCAAAGGAAGCTAGTTGGAAATCCATGAGGGAGCTTCTGCTTGGCTATTGTCCAAGGCTTAAGAACTTCATAAAGATTGTGCAAAAGATGGAATCCATTAGAGAAGTGAATCTATATGGATGTGGCATAAAAGAACTCCATTCAAGTATTGAATATTGCACTTCCTTGGAAGCTTTGATTTTGGTTGGAAATCCAATCAGACAATTGCCTTCAACAATTGGTTTGTTAACTTCCTTGGTGGTATTGGAAGCGTCTGAAACACTCATTGAAGAACTGCCTTCAACGATTGGAAATCTTACTTCTTTAAGATACTTGAAGCTGTCTGAAACTCTCCTCAGACGATTGCCATCATCGATTGGGAGTCTCACTTCCTTGGAGAAGTTGGACGTGTCTGAAACTCTCATTGAAGAACTGCCTTCATCAATTGGTTATCTCACTTCTTTAAGAGAATTGAGTCTGTTTAAATCTCACATCAAAGAATTGCCATCATCAATTAAGGGTCTTACTTCTTTAAGACAACTGAAGCTGTCTACAACTCCCATCAAAGAATTGCCTTCATCGATTAGGTATCTCACTTCTTTGGTTCTGTTGAATGTGTCAAAAACTCCCATTAAAGAACTGCCTTCATCAATTGGTTGTCTCACTTCCTTGAAGGAATTGGACGCTTCTGACACTCTCATTGAAGAATTGCCTTCGTCATTTGGAGATCTCATTCGCCTTCAACGTTTTACACTGAAAGGATGTATAAACCTTAGAAATGTGCCGCAAAGTGTTTACGGAGGGCTGCAACATCTAGAAGAACTAGACCTCTCTTGTTGCCCAAAACTGGTTACATTTCCAAGCAGGGCGAGCGCTTTGGTTTCACCAAGTGCAGAATCACTTCCTCTGATGCTTCCAACCAATTTAAACATTGCAGATGATGATTGCGGTCAATTATTGTTTCCCGAGCTATGGCATCTACGTTTTGAAGAATTCAAATTATCAGTCTCTGATTTCCTAATGAATCTTGACTGTGTGAGCACATTATTGACACTTAATCTATCAGGAAGCAGTTTCGATAGTCTTCCCGCATGCATCAGCAACTTTCGTAGGTTGGAATCTCTAGATTTGGGTGGTTGCAAGAAGCTTCTAGACATCTCAGAACTTCCAGCACCTATACAAAGCATAAACCTGGATGATTGCGTATCGTTGGAAAGATTTTCAGAATTATCAAATATACTGCAACTGAAAGACACTCCAGGATTTCTTCGCAGGATGAAATTGTCTAATTGCCATAGACTGGTAAATAATCTTGGCAGGAACATGGTGTCGGAGATGGCAAAAGCATTACTGAACCAG ATGGTGTCTGACGGCTTAGCTTGGTATGTGGAGGACTGGAACATTGTACTCCCGAGTCTCCCAGGAATTGAAGTTCCGAAGTGGTTTGATTCGGGTAAGGTGTACACAAGTGTGCTTCCTGGTCATGAAACTGAGTATGATATATGTGAACTTTTGATCAAAATCCCTAGGACTTTGAAGGGCAAGAGAATAGGGTTGGTTATCTGTGTAGTATTTAAAATTACCCAAAACTTTACTGGAGGTTCTTGTGGTTGTACCGCGACATTTGTGATAAATAAAGAACTGTATGATGGCAGCAGTGAAAGCAATTTTGGTTCGAAAGGGACAGAGTTATCAGCTCACAAGAATGTATGTTTGTGCCTCGCACGTATTGATTTCAAGGAGCTAAAGGTGGTGGATCGTGTGGTTCGTGTGATTTTTCGCACGTATAGTAGTAGTTCAGCTGGTCCAGGGTTGCTCCTAAAGAGTTTCGGGGTTCACCTGGAAAATTTCCAAAAGAATATTGATAATCAAGCATGCGGTGAAGACTTGGCACTCGAAAGATATAGGCCGAGCAATTCTAGCAGCTCTGATTTCGACGATGAAGAAGGAGAAGCTGTAGCATCAAATATAGGCAGAGCAATGCTGGCATTTCTCAGGTGCTTTGGAATTACCTGCTTGTGA
- the LOC101300141 gene encoding leucine-rich repeat protein soc-2 homolog — MDLSETPLKELPSSIGCLTSLVTLCATSCLLEVLPSSIGDLTSLRSLHLSKTLINELPSSIGDLTSLRYMDLSETPIKELPLSIGCLTSLEILIVSKTLIEKLPPSIGSLTSLGELDMSKTPLKELPSSIGSLTSLWILDASETLIEGLPLSIGNLIGLESLRLKGCANLTDVPHSVYGGLQLLGGLDLSWCPKLVTFPSRASGLVSSSSESPLLMLPTDSNNGHDHPGSLLFPQLRYLFFEGGELSVVTDFLTNLDCKSTLSTLNLSGSSFDSLPACIGKFLNLDSLILGGCKRLRDISELPPNLKHIELDDCVLLERFSKLSDILEQKDTPGLLCLMKLSNCNRLMDNLGIDLVSKMAKALPYQLVQAGLDQHVLSWNLRLPSLLEIEVPKWFDRAEVDASVLPGHEIGDMCEILIRIPRNLKAEKIGLVVCVVFEITEELYRYREAEHCLVTVVIDKKEYKNNGHYFEAKATESSAHDLVLVCLICIAFKELELVDRVVRVMCHHRLLLKSFGVHLANMQENDGDHVRGEYLAQERYRDGNASISDFENIEGAAVASLVSDDSFTGEGHDDHDEGEQERELHRPTKRFRWQ; from the exons ATGGATCTGTCTGAAACACCCCTTAAAGAATTGCCTTCATCGATTGGATGTCTCACTTCCCTGGTGACTTTGTGCGCGACTAGCTGTCTCCTCGAAGTACTGCCTTCATCAATTGGGGATCTCACTTCGTTAAGATCATTGCACCTGTCCAAAACTCTCATCAATGAACTGCCTTCGTCAATTGGGGATCTCACTTCTTTAAGATATATGGACCTGTCTGAAACTCCCATTAAAGAATTGCCATTATCAATTGGGTGTCTCACCTCCTTAGAGATTTTGATCGTGTCTAAAACTCTCATTGAAAAATTGCCTCCGTCAATTGGTTCTCTCACTTCTTTAGGAGAATTGGACATGTCTAAAACTCCTCTTAAAGAATTGCCTTCATCAATTGGTTCTCTCACTTCCTTGTGGATATTGGACGCTTCTGAAACTCTCATTGAAGGATTGCCTTTGTCAATTGGAAATCTCATTGGCCTTGAATCTTTAAGACTAAAAGGATGTGCAAACCTTACAGATGTGCCACACAGTGTCTATGGAGGGCTGCAACTTCTAGGAGGGCTAGACCTCTCTTGGTGCCCAAAACTGGTTACATTTCCGAGTAGGGCGAGCGGTTTGGTTTCCTCAAGTTCAGAATCTCCTCTTCTGATGCTTCCAACTGATTCAAACAATGGGCATGATCATCCTGGTTCACTATTGTTTCCCCAGCTACGGTATTTATTTTTTGAAGGAGGCGAATTATCAGTGGTGACTGATTTTCTAACGAATCTGGATTGCAAGTCCACATTGAGTACACTTAATCTATCAGGAAGCAGTTTCGATAGTCTTCCGGCATGCATCGGCAAATTTCTCAATCTGGATTCTCTTATTTTGGGTGGTTGCAAGAGGCTTCGAGATATTTCAGAACTTCCTCCAAATTTAAAACATATAGAGCTGGATGATTGCGTATTGTTGGAAAGATTTTCGAAATTGTCAGACATACTGGAACAGAAAGACACTCCGGGACTTCTTTGCTTGATGAAATTGTCTAATTGCAATAGATTGATGGATAATCTTGGCATAGACTTGGTGTCGAAGATGGCAAAAGCATTACCTTATCAG TTGGTGCAGGCCGGCTTAGATCAGCATGTCTTGTCCTGGAATCTTAGGCTTCCAAGTCTCCTGGAAATTGAAGTTCCAAAGTGGTTTGATAGGGCTGAGGTGGATGCAAGTGTGCTTCCCGGTCATGAAATTGGTGATATGTGTGAAATTTTGATAAGAATCCCTAGGAATCTGAAGGCTGAGAAAATAGGATTGGTTGTCTGTGTTGTTTTTGAAATTACAGAAGAACTTTACCGTTACCGTGAAGCTGAGCATTGTTTAGTGACGGTTGTGATTGATAAAAAAGAGTATAAAAATAATGGCCACTATTTTGAAGCAAAAGCAACAGAGTCATCGGCTCATGATCTTGTATTAGTGTGTCTGATATGTATTGCTTTCAAGGAGCTAGAGTTGGTGGATCGTGTGGTTCGAGTTATGTGTCACCATAGGTTGCTCCTAAAAAGTTTCGGGGTCCACCTGGCTAATATGCAAGAGAATGATGGTGATCATGTACGTGGTGAATACTTGGCACAAGAAAGATATAGGGATGGCAATGCTAGCATTTCTGATTTTGAAAACATAGAGGGGGCAGCTGTGGCATCATTAGTATCAGATGACAGCTTTACCGGGGAAGGACACGATGATCATGATGAAGGGGAACAAGAACGGGAACTTCATCGTCCAACAAAAAGATTCAGGTGGCAATAA
- the LOC101300136 gene encoding uncharacterized protein LOC101300136, whose product MEARFEQREAERERERQRSEGFRMECEQEREWKWEEWVKKKEEREKAREQLRKQRMQEWEAFEKESEERERRRREEALIHEREWEERMNRRRSEWKKRMDDMLGHHRAEMGQMQSRILHEQQNLTSQLLGIVSQWTAHPAGLSDHTGASNHYLSQMMQNLHHVNSLDHDDARVDGDNQDDQFIVDG is encoded by the coding sequence ATGGAGGCTCGGTTTGAACAGCGTGAGGCGGAGAGAGAAAGGGAGAGACAGAGGAGTGAGGGTTTTAGAATGGAGTGTGAGCAAGAAAGGGAATGGAAATGGGAGGAATGGGTGAAGAAGAAGGAGGAGAGGGAAAAGGCAAGGGAGCAGTTGAGGAAGCAGAGGATGCAAGAATGGGAAGCGTTCGAGAAGGAGAGTGAGGAGAGAGAGAGAAGAAGAAGAGAAGAAGCGTTGATTCATGAGAGGGAATGGGAGGAGAGGATGAATAGGAGGAGGTCGGAATGGAAGAAGAGGATGGATGATATGTTGGGTCACCACCGGGCAGAGATGGGTCAGATGCAGTCTCGCATTCTTCATGAGCAGCAAAATCTTACAAGCCAGTTACTGGGGATTGTCTCTCAGTGGACTGCTCATCCAGCTGGACTGTCTGATCATACTGGTGCAAGCAACCATTACTTATCACAGATGATGCAGAATCTGCACCATGTGAATAGTTTGGATCATGACGATGCTAGGGTTGATGGAGATAATCAAGATGATCAGTTCATTGTCGACGGATGA